A section of the Papio anubis isolate 15944 chromosome 16, Panubis1.0, whole genome shotgun sequence genome encodes:
- the CPNE1 gene encoding copine-1 gives MAVVIRLQGLPIVAGTMDIRHFFSGLTIPDGGVHIVGGELGEAFIVFATDEDARLGMMRTGGTIKGSKVTLLLSSKTEMQNMIELSRRRFETANLDIPPANASRSGPPPSSGMSGRVNLPTTVSNFNNPSPSVVTATTSVHESNKNIQTFSTASIGTAPPNMGASFGSPTFSSTVPSTASPMNTVPPPPIPPIPAMPSLPPMPSIPPIPVPPPVPTLPPVPPVPPIPPVPSVPPMTPLPPMSGMPPLNPPPVAPLPAGMNGSGAPMNLNNNLNPMFLGPLNPVNPIQMNSQSSVKPLPINPDDLYVSVHGMPFSAMENDVRDFFHGLRVDAVHLLKDHVGRNNGNGLVKFLSPQDTFEALKRNRMLMIQRYVEVSPATERQWVAAGGHITFKQNMGPSGQSHPPPQTLPRSKSPSGQKRSRSRSPHEAGFCVYLKGLPFEAENKHVIDFFKKLDIVEDSIYIAYGPNGKATGEGFVEFRNEADYKAALCRHKQYMGNRFIQVHPITKKGMLEKIDMIRKRLQNFSYDQREMMLNPEGDVNSAKVCAHITNIPFSITKMDVLQFLEGIPVDENAVHVLVDNNGQGLGQALVQFKNEDDARKSERLHRKKLNGREAFVHVVTLEDMREIEKNPPAQGKKGLKMPVPGNPAVPGMPNAGLPGVGLPSAGLPGAGLPSTGLPGSAITSAGLPGAGMPSAGIPSAGGEEHAFLTVGSKEANNGPPFNFPGNFGGSNAFGPPIPPPGLGGGAFGDARPGMPSVGNSGLPGLGLDVPGFGGGPNNLSGPSGFGGGPQNFGNGPGSLGGPPGFGSGPPGLGSAPGHLGGPPAFGPGPGPGPGPGPIHIGGPPGFASSSGKPGPTVIKVQNMPFTVSIDEILDFFYGYQVIPGSVCLKYNEKGMPTGEAMVAFESRDEATAAVIDLNDRPIGSRKVKLMAHCVTLVQLSISCDHLIDKDIGSKSDPLCVLLQDVGGGSWAELGRTERVRNCSSPEFSKTLQLEYHFETVQKLRFGIYDIDNKTPELGDDDFLGGAECSLGQIVSSQVLTLPLMLKPGKPAGQGTITVSAQELKDNRVVTMEVEARNLDKKDFLGKSDPFLEFFRQRDGKWHLVYRSEVIKNNLNPTWKRFSVPVQHFCGGDPSTPIEVRCSDYDSDGSHDLIGTFHTSLAQLQAVPAEFECIHPEKQQKKKSYKNSGTICVKICRVETEYSFLDYVMGGCQINFTVGVDFTGSNGDPSSPDSLHYLSPTGVNEYLMALWSVGSVVQDYDSDKLFPAFGFGAQVPPDWQVSHEFALNFNPGNPYCAGIQGIVDAYRQALPQVRLYGPTNFAPIINHVARFAAQAAHQGTASQYFVLLLLTDGAVTDVEATREAVVRASNLPMSVIIVGVGGADFEAMEQLDADGGPLHTRSGQAAARDIVQFVPYHRFQNAPREALAQTVLAEVPTQLVSYFRAQGWAPLKPLPPSAKGPAQAPQA, from the exons ATGGCTGTGGTCATCCGTTTGCAAGGTCTCCCAATTGTGGCGGGGACCATGGACATTCGCCACTTCTTCTCTGGATTGACCATTCCTGATGGGGGCGTGCATATTGTAGGGGGTGAACTGGGTGAGGCTTTCATCGTTTTTGCCACTGATGAAGATGCAAGGCTTGGTATGATGCGCACAGGTGGTACAATTAAAGGGTCGAAAGTAACACTGTTGTTGAGTAGTAAAACGGAAATGCAGAATATGATTGAACTGAGTCGTAGGCGTTTTGAAACTGCCAACTTAGATATACCACCAGCAAATGCCAGTAGATCAGGACCACCACCTAGCTCAGGAATGAGTGGCAGGGTAAACTTGCCCACAACAGTATCCAACTTTAATAATCCTTCACCCAGTGTAGTTACTGCCACCACTTCTGTTCATGAAAGCAACAAAAACATACAGACATTTTCCACAGCCAGCATAGGAACAGCTCCTCCAAATATGGGAGCTTCCTTTGGGAGCCCAACGTTTAGCTCAACCGTTCCAAGCACAGCCTCTCCAATGAACACAGTCCCGCCGCCACCAATTCCTCCAATTCCAGCAATGCCATCTCTGCCACCAATGCCATCCATTCCCCCAATTCCAGTTCCTCCTCCAGTACCTACATTACCTCCTGTGCCTCCTGTGCCCCCGATTCCCCCAGTTCCTTCTGTGCCACCCATGACCCCACTGCCACCCATGTCGGGCATGCCGCCCTTGAATCCGCCACCTGTGGCACCTCTACCTGCTGGAATGAATGGCTCTGGAGCACCTATGAATTTGAACAATAACCTGAATCCTATGTTTCTTGGTCCATTGAATCCTGTTAACCCTATCCAGATGAACTCTCAGAGCAGTGTGAAGCCACTCCCCATCAACCCTGATGATCTATATGTCAGTGTGCATGGAATGCCCTTTTCTGCAATGGAAAATGATGTCAGAGATTTTTTCCATGGGCTCCGTGTTGATGCAGTACATTTGTTGAAAGATCATGTAGGTCGAAATAATGGGAATGGATTGGTTAAGTTTCTCTCCCCTCAAGATACGTTTGAAGCTTTGAAACGAAACAGAATGCTGATGATTCAACGCTATGTGGAAGTTAGCCCTGCCACAGAAAGACAGTGGGTAGCTGCTGGAGGCCATATCACTTTTAAGCAAAATATGGGACCTTCTGGACAAAGTCATCCCCCTCCTCAGACACTTCCCAGATCAAAATCGCCCAGTGGGCAGAAAAGATCAAGGTCAAGATCACCACATGAGGCTGGTTTTTGTGTTTACTTGAAAGGGCTACCATTTGAAGCAGAAAACAAAcatgtcattgatttttttaaaaagctggataTTGTGGAAGATAGTATTTATATAGCTTATGGACCCAATGGGAAAGCAACTGGTGAAGGCTTTGTAGAGTTCAGAAATGAGGCCGACTATAAGGCTGCTCTGTGTCGTCATAAACAGTACATGGGCAATCGCTTTATTCAAGTTCATCCAATTACTAAGAAAGGTATGCTAGAAAAGATAGATATGATTCGAAAAAGACTGCAGAACTTCAGCTATGACCAGAGGGAAATGATGCTAAATCCAGAGGGGGATGTCAACTCTGCCAAAGTCTGTGCCCACATAACAAATATTCCATTCAGCATTACGAAGATGGATGTTCTTCAGTTCCTAGAAGGAATCCCAGTGGATGAAAATGCTGTACATGTTCTTGTTGATAACAATGGGCAAGGTCTAGGACAGGCATTGGTTCagtttaaaaatgaagatgatgCACGTAAGTCTGAACGCTTACACCGTAAAAAACTTAATGGGAGAGAAGCTTTTGTTCATGTAGTTACCCTAGAAGATATGAGAGAGATTGAGAAAAATCCCCCTGCCCAAGGAAAAAAGGGATTAAAGATGCCTGTGCCAGGTAATCCTGCAGTTCCAGGAATGCCCAATGCGGGACTGCCAGGTGTGGGACTGCCCAGTGCAGGACTTCCCGGTGCGGGCCTGCCCAGCACAGGACTGCCTGGTTCAGCAATAACCAGTGCAGGACTGCCTGGTGCGGGAATGCCCAGTGCAGGAATACCTAGTGCAGGAGGTGAAGAGCATGCCTTTCTGACCGTAGGATCAAAGGAAGCCAACAATGGGCCTCCATTTAACTTTCCTGGTAATTTTGGTGGATCAAATGCCTTTGGGCCACCAATCCCTCCTCCAGGATTAGGAGGAGGGGCCTTTGGTGATGCTAGGCCTGGTATGCCTTCAGTTGGAAACAGTGGTTTGCCTGGTCTAGGACTGGATGTTCCGGGTTTTGGAGGTGGACCAAACAATTTAAGTGGGCCATCGGGATTTGGAGGGGGCCCTCAGAATTTTGGAAATGGCCCTGGTAGCTTAGGCGGTCCTCCTGGTTTTGGAAGTGGCCCTCCTGGTCTTGGAAGTGCCCCTGGGCATTTGGGTGGGCCACCAGCTTTtgggcctggccctggccctggccctggccctggcccaatCCATATTGGTGGTCCCCCTGGCTTTGCATCTAGTTCTGGAAAACCAGGACCGACAGTAATTAAAGTGCAGAACATGCCCTTTACTGTGTCTATTGATGagattttagatttcttttatgGCTATCAAGTAATCCCAGGCTCAGTGTgtttaaaatacaatgaaaaaggtATGCCCACAGGTGAAGCCATGGTGGCCTTTGAGTCTCGGGATGAAGCCACAGCTGCTGTCATTGACTTAAATGACAGGCCTATAGGttcaagaaaagtaaaactt ATGGCCCACTGCGTGACCTTGGTTCAGCTGTCCATTTCCTGTGACCATCTCATTGACAAGGACATCGGCTCCAAGTCTGACCCACTCTGCGTCCTTTTACAGGATGTGGGAGGGGGTAGCTGGGCTGAG CTTGGCCGGACTGAACGAGTGCGGAACTGCTCAAGCCCTGAGTTCTCCAAGACCCTACAGCTTGAGTACCACTTTGAGACAGTTCAGAAGCTACGCTTTGGAATCTATGACATAGACAACAAGACACCAGAGCTGGGGGATGATGACTTCCTAGGGGGTGCTGAGTGTTCCCTAGGACAG ATTGTGTCCAGCCAGGTACTGACTCTCCCCTTGATGCTGAAGCCTGGAAAACCCGCTGGGCAGGGGACCATCACG GTctcagctcaggagttgaagGACAATCGTGTAGTGACCATGGAGGTAGAGGCCAGAAACCTAGATAAGAAG GACTTCCTGGGAAAATCGGATCCATTTCTGGAGTTCTTCCGCCAGCGTGATGGGAAATGGCACCTGGTGTACAGATCTGAG GTCATCAAGAACAACCTGAACCCTACATGGAAGCGTTTCTCAGTCCCTGTTCAGCATTTCTGTGGTGGGGACCCCAGCACACCCATCGAG GTGCGATGCTCCGATTATGACAGTGACGGGTCACATGATCTCATCGGTACCTTCCACACCAGCTTGGCCCAGCTGCAAGCAGTCCCG GCTGAGTTTGAATGCATCCACCCTGAGaagcagcagaaaaagaaaagctacaagAACTCTGGAACTATTTGTGTCAAGATTTGCCGG GTAGAAACAGAGTATTCCTTTCTGGACTATGTGATGGGAGGCTGTCAGATCAACTTCACT GTGGGCGTGGACTTCACTGGCTCCAATGGAGACCCCTCCTCACCTGACTCCCTACACTACCTGAGTCCAACAGGGGTCAATGAGTACCTGATGGCACTGTGGAGTGTGGGCAGCGTGGTTCAGGACTACGACTC AGACAAGCTGTTCCCTGCATTTGGATTTGGGGCCCAGGTTCCCCCTGACTGGCAG GTCTCGCATGAATTTGCCTTGAATTTCAACCCTGGTAACCCCTACTGTGCAG GCATCCAGGGCATTGTGGATGCCTACCGCCAAGCCCTGCCCCAAGTTCGCCTCTATGGCCCCACCAACTTTGCACCCATCATCAACCACGTGGCCAGGTTTGCAGCCCAGGCTGCACATCAGGGGACTGCCTCG CAATACTTCGTGCTGTTGCTGCTGACTGATGGTGCTGTGACCGATGTGGAAGCCACACGTGAGGCTGTGGTGCGCGCCTCAAACCTGCCCATGTCAGTGATCATTGTGGGTGTGGGTGGTGCTGACTTTGAGGCCATGGAGCAGCTGGATGCTGATGGTGGACCCCTGCATACACGTTCTGGGCAGGCCGCCGCCCGCGACATTGTGCAGTTTGTACCCTACCACCGGTTCCAGAAT
- the CPNE1 gene encoding copine-1 isoform X3 — translation MAHCVTLVQLSISCDHLIDKDIGSKSDPLCVLLQDVGGGSWAELGRTERVRNCSSPEFSKTLQLEYHFETVQKLRFGIYDIDNKTPELGDDDFLGGAECSLGQIVSSQVLTLPLMLKPGKPAGQGTITVSAQELKDNRVVTMEVEARNLDKKDFLGKSDPFLEFFRQRDGKWHLVYRSEVIKNNLNPTWKRFSVPVQHFCGGDPSTPIEVRCSDYDSDGSHDLIGTFHTSLAQLQAVPAEFECIHPEKQQKKKSYKNSGTICVKICRVETEYSFLDYVMGGCQINFTVGVDFTGSNGDPSSPDSLHYLSPTGVNEYLMALWSVGSVVQDYDSDKLFPAFGFGAQVPPDWQVSHEFALNFNPGNPYCAGIQGIVDAYRQALPQVRLYGPTNFAPIINHVARFAAQAAHQGTASQYFVLLLLTDGAVTDVEATREAVVRASNLPMSVIIVGVGGADFEAMEQLDADGGPLHTRSGQAAARDIVQFVPYHRFQNAPREALAQTVLAEVPTQLVSYFRAQGWAPLKPLPPSAKGPAQAPQA, via the exons ATGGCCCACTGCGTGACCTTGGTTCAGCTGTCCATTTCCTGTGACCATCTCATTGACAAGGACATCGGCTCCAAGTCTGACCCACTCTGCGTCCTTTTACAGGATGTGGGAGGGGGTAGCTGGGCTGAG CTTGGCCGGACTGAACGAGTGCGGAACTGCTCAAGCCCTGAGTTCTCCAAGACCCTACAGCTTGAGTACCACTTTGAGACAGTTCAGAAGCTACGCTTTGGAATCTATGACATAGACAACAAGACACCAGAGCTGGGGGATGATGACTTCCTAGGGGGTGCTGAGTGTTCCCTAGGACAG ATTGTGTCCAGCCAGGTACTGACTCTCCCCTTGATGCTGAAGCCTGGAAAACCCGCTGGGCAGGGGACCATCACG GTctcagctcaggagttgaagGACAATCGTGTAGTGACCATGGAGGTAGAGGCCAGAAACCTAGATAAGAAG GACTTCCTGGGAAAATCGGATCCATTTCTGGAGTTCTTCCGCCAGCGTGATGGGAAATGGCACCTGGTGTACAGATCTGAG GTCATCAAGAACAACCTGAACCCTACATGGAAGCGTTTCTCAGTCCCTGTTCAGCATTTCTGTGGTGGGGACCCCAGCACACCCATCGAG GTGCGATGCTCCGATTATGACAGTGACGGGTCACATGATCTCATCGGTACCTTCCACACCAGCTTGGCCCAGCTGCAAGCAGTCCCG GCTGAGTTTGAATGCATCCACCCTGAGaagcagcagaaaaagaaaagctacaagAACTCTGGAACTATTTGTGTCAAGATTTGCCGG GTAGAAACAGAGTATTCCTTTCTGGACTATGTGATGGGAGGCTGTCAGATCAACTTCACT GTGGGCGTGGACTTCACTGGCTCCAATGGAGACCCCTCCTCACCTGACTCCCTACACTACCTGAGTCCAACAGGGGTCAATGAGTACCTGATGGCACTGTGGAGTGTGGGCAGCGTGGTTCAGGACTACGACTC AGACAAGCTGTTCCCTGCATTTGGATTTGGGGCCCAGGTTCCCCCTGACTGGCAG GTCTCGCATGAATTTGCCTTGAATTTCAACCCTGGTAACCCCTACTGTGCAG GCATCCAGGGCATTGTGGATGCCTACCGCCAAGCCCTGCCCCAAGTTCGCCTCTATGGCCCCACCAACTTTGCACCCATCATCAACCACGTGGCCAGGTTTGCAGCCCAGGCTGCACATCAGGGGACTGCCTCG CAATACTTCGTGCTGTTGCTGCTGACTGATGGTGCTGTGACCGATGTGGAAGCCACACGTGAGGCTGTGGTGCGCGCCTCAAACCTGCCCATGTCAGTGATCATTGTGGGTGTGGGTGGTGCTGACTTTGAGGCCATGGAGCAGCTGGATGCTGATGGTGGACCCCTGCATACACGTTCTGGGCAGGCCGCCGCCCGCGACATTGTGCAGTTTGTACCCTACCACCGGTTCCAGAAT
- the CPNE1 gene encoding copine-1 isoform X1 → MAVVIRLQGLPIVAGTMDIRHFFSGLTIPDGGVHIVGGELGEAFIVFATDEDARLGMMRTGGTIKGSKVTLLLSSKTEMQNMIELSRRRFETANLDIPPANASRSGPPPSSGMSGRVNLPTTVSNFNNPSPSVVTATTSVHESNKNIQTFSTASIGTAPPNMGASFGSPTFSSTVPSTASPMNTVPPPPIPPIPAMPSLPPMPSIPPIPVPPPVPTLPPVPPVPPIPPVPSVPPMTPLPPMSGMPPLNPPPVAPLPAGMNGSGAPMNLNNNLNPMFLGPLNPVNPIQMNSQSSVKPLPINPDDLYVSVHGMPFSAMENDVRDFFHGLRVDAVHLLKDHVGRNNGNGLVKFLSPQDTFEALKRNRMLMIQRYVEVSPATERQWVAAGGHITFKQNMGPSGQSHPPPQTLPRSKSPSGQKRSRSRSPHEAGFCVYLKGLPFEAENKHVIDFFKKLDIVEDSIYIAYGPNGKATGEGFVEFRNEADYKAALCRHKQYMGNRFIQVHPITKKGMLEKIDMIRKRLQNFSYDQREMMLNPEGDVNSAKVCAHITNIPFSITKMDVLQFLEGIPVDENAVHVLVDNNGQGLGQALVQFKNEDDARKSERLHRKKLNGREAFVHVVTLEDMREIEKNPPAQGKKGLKMPVPGNPAVPGMPNAGLPGVGLPSAGLPGAGLPSTGLPGSAITSAGLPGAGMPSAGIPSAGGEEHAFLTVGSKEANNGPPFNFPGNFGGSNAFGPPIPPPGLGGGAFGDARPGMPSVGNSGLPGLGLDVPGFGGGPNNLSGPSGFGGGPQNFGNGPGSLGGPPGFGSGPPGLGSAPGHLGGPPAFGPGPGPGPGPGPIHIGGPPGFASSSGKPGPTVIKVQNMPFTVSIDEILDFFYGYQVIPGSVCLKYNEKGMPTGEAMVAFESRDEATAAVIDLNDRPIGSRKVKLVLG, encoded by the coding sequence ATGGCTGTGGTCATCCGTTTGCAAGGTCTCCCAATTGTGGCGGGGACCATGGACATTCGCCACTTCTTCTCTGGATTGACCATTCCTGATGGGGGCGTGCATATTGTAGGGGGTGAACTGGGTGAGGCTTTCATCGTTTTTGCCACTGATGAAGATGCAAGGCTTGGTATGATGCGCACAGGTGGTACAATTAAAGGGTCGAAAGTAACACTGTTGTTGAGTAGTAAAACGGAAATGCAGAATATGATTGAACTGAGTCGTAGGCGTTTTGAAACTGCCAACTTAGATATACCACCAGCAAATGCCAGTAGATCAGGACCACCACCTAGCTCAGGAATGAGTGGCAGGGTAAACTTGCCCACAACAGTATCCAACTTTAATAATCCTTCACCCAGTGTAGTTACTGCCACCACTTCTGTTCATGAAAGCAACAAAAACATACAGACATTTTCCACAGCCAGCATAGGAACAGCTCCTCCAAATATGGGAGCTTCCTTTGGGAGCCCAACGTTTAGCTCAACCGTTCCAAGCACAGCCTCTCCAATGAACACAGTCCCGCCGCCACCAATTCCTCCAATTCCAGCAATGCCATCTCTGCCACCAATGCCATCCATTCCCCCAATTCCAGTTCCTCCTCCAGTACCTACATTACCTCCTGTGCCTCCTGTGCCCCCGATTCCCCCAGTTCCTTCTGTGCCACCCATGACCCCACTGCCACCCATGTCGGGCATGCCGCCCTTGAATCCGCCACCTGTGGCACCTCTACCTGCTGGAATGAATGGCTCTGGAGCACCTATGAATTTGAACAATAACCTGAATCCTATGTTTCTTGGTCCATTGAATCCTGTTAACCCTATCCAGATGAACTCTCAGAGCAGTGTGAAGCCACTCCCCATCAACCCTGATGATCTATATGTCAGTGTGCATGGAATGCCCTTTTCTGCAATGGAAAATGATGTCAGAGATTTTTTCCATGGGCTCCGTGTTGATGCAGTACATTTGTTGAAAGATCATGTAGGTCGAAATAATGGGAATGGATTGGTTAAGTTTCTCTCCCCTCAAGATACGTTTGAAGCTTTGAAACGAAACAGAATGCTGATGATTCAACGCTATGTGGAAGTTAGCCCTGCCACAGAAAGACAGTGGGTAGCTGCTGGAGGCCATATCACTTTTAAGCAAAATATGGGACCTTCTGGACAAAGTCATCCCCCTCCTCAGACACTTCCCAGATCAAAATCGCCCAGTGGGCAGAAAAGATCAAGGTCAAGATCACCACATGAGGCTGGTTTTTGTGTTTACTTGAAAGGGCTACCATTTGAAGCAGAAAACAAAcatgtcattgatttttttaaaaagctggataTTGTGGAAGATAGTATTTATATAGCTTATGGACCCAATGGGAAAGCAACTGGTGAAGGCTTTGTAGAGTTCAGAAATGAGGCCGACTATAAGGCTGCTCTGTGTCGTCATAAACAGTACATGGGCAATCGCTTTATTCAAGTTCATCCAATTACTAAGAAAGGTATGCTAGAAAAGATAGATATGATTCGAAAAAGACTGCAGAACTTCAGCTATGACCAGAGGGAAATGATGCTAAATCCAGAGGGGGATGTCAACTCTGCCAAAGTCTGTGCCCACATAACAAATATTCCATTCAGCATTACGAAGATGGATGTTCTTCAGTTCCTAGAAGGAATCCCAGTGGATGAAAATGCTGTACATGTTCTTGTTGATAACAATGGGCAAGGTCTAGGACAGGCATTGGTTCagtttaaaaatgaagatgatgCACGTAAGTCTGAACGCTTACACCGTAAAAAACTTAATGGGAGAGAAGCTTTTGTTCATGTAGTTACCCTAGAAGATATGAGAGAGATTGAGAAAAATCCCCCTGCCCAAGGAAAAAAGGGATTAAAGATGCCTGTGCCAGGTAATCCTGCAGTTCCAGGAATGCCCAATGCGGGACTGCCAGGTGTGGGACTGCCCAGTGCAGGACTTCCCGGTGCGGGCCTGCCCAGCACAGGACTGCCTGGTTCAGCAATAACCAGTGCAGGACTGCCTGGTGCGGGAATGCCCAGTGCAGGAATACCTAGTGCAGGAGGTGAAGAGCATGCCTTTCTGACCGTAGGATCAAAGGAAGCCAACAATGGGCCTCCATTTAACTTTCCTGGTAATTTTGGTGGATCAAATGCCTTTGGGCCACCAATCCCTCCTCCAGGATTAGGAGGAGGGGCCTTTGGTGATGCTAGGCCTGGTATGCCTTCAGTTGGAAACAGTGGTTTGCCTGGTCTAGGACTGGATGTTCCGGGTTTTGGAGGTGGACCAAACAATTTAAGTGGGCCATCGGGATTTGGAGGGGGCCCTCAGAATTTTGGAAATGGCCCTGGTAGCTTAGGCGGTCCTCCTGGTTTTGGAAGTGGCCCTCCTGGTCTTGGAAGTGCCCCTGGGCATTTGGGTGGGCCACCAGCTTTtgggcctggccctggccctggccctggccctggcccaatCCATATTGGTGGTCCCCCTGGCTTTGCATCTAGTTCTGGAAAACCAGGACCGACAGTAATTAAAGTGCAGAACATGCCCTTTACTGTGTCTATTGATGagattttagatttcttttatgGCTATCAAGTAATCCCAGGCTCAGTGTgtttaaaatacaatgaaaaaggtATGCCCACAGGTGAAGCCATGGTGGCCTTTGAGTCTCGGGATGAAGCCACAGCTGCTGTCATTGACTTAAATGACAGGCCTATAGGttcaagaaaagtaaaacttGTGTTAGGGTAG
- the CPNE1 gene encoding copine-1 isoform X2 — MKMMHMAHCVTLVQLSISCDHLIDKDIGSKSDPLCVLLQDVGGGSWAELGRTERVRNCSSPEFSKTLQLEYHFETVQKLRFGIYDIDNKTPELGDDDFLGGAECSLGQIVSSQVLTLPLMLKPGKPAGQGTITVSAQELKDNRVVTMEVEARNLDKKDFLGKSDPFLEFFRQRDGKWHLVYRSEVIKNNLNPTWKRFSVPVQHFCGGDPSTPIEVRCSDYDSDGSHDLIGTFHTSLAQLQAVPAEFECIHPEKQQKKKSYKNSGTICVKICRVETEYSFLDYVMGGCQINFTVGVDFTGSNGDPSSPDSLHYLSPTGVNEYLMALWSVGSVVQDYDSDKLFPAFGFGAQVPPDWQVSHEFALNFNPGNPYCAGIQGIVDAYRQALPQVRLYGPTNFAPIINHVARFAAQAAHQGTASQYFVLLLLTDGAVTDVEATREAVVRASNLPMSVIIVGVGGADFEAMEQLDADGGPLHTRSGQAAARDIVQFVPYHRFQNAPREALAQTVLAEVPTQLVSYFRAQGWAPLKPLPPSAKGPAQAPQA, encoded by the exons atgaagatgatgCAC ATGGCCCACTGCGTGACCTTGGTTCAGCTGTCCATTTCCTGTGACCATCTCATTGACAAGGACATCGGCTCCAAGTCTGACCCACTCTGCGTCCTTTTACAGGATGTGGGAGGGGGTAGCTGGGCTGAG CTTGGCCGGACTGAACGAGTGCGGAACTGCTCAAGCCCTGAGTTCTCCAAGACCCTACAGCTTGAGTACCACTTTGAGACAGTTCAGAAGCTACGCTTTGGAATCTATGACATAGACAACAAGACACCAGAGCTGGGGGATGATGACTTCCTAGGGGGTGCTGAGTGTTCCCTAGGACAG ATTGTGTCCAGCCAGGTACTGACTCTCCCCTTGATGCTGAAGCCTGGAAAACCCGCTGGGCAGGGGACCATCACG GTctcagctcaggagttgaagGACAATCGTGTAGTGACCATGGAGGTAGAGGCCAGAAACCTAGATAAGAAG GACTTCCTGGGAAAATCGGATCCATTTCTGGAGTTCTTCCGCCAGCGTGATGGGAAATGGCACCTGGTGTACAGATCTGAG GTCATCAAGAACAACCTGAACCCTACATGGAAGCGTTTCTCAGTCCCTGTTCAGCATTTCTGTGGTGGGGACCCCAGCACACCCATCGAG GTGCGATGCTCCGATTATGACAGTGACGGGTCACATGATCTCATCGGTACCTTCCACACCAGCTTGGCCCAGCTGCAAGCAGTCCCG GCTGAGTTTGAATGCATCCACCCTGAGaagcagcagaaaaagaaaagctacaagAACTCTGGAACTATTTGTGTCAAGATTTGCCGG GTAGAAACAGAGTATTCCTTTCTGGACTATGTGATGGGAGGCTGTCAGATCAACTTCACT GTGGGCGTGGACTTCACTGGCTCCAATGGAGACCCCTCCTCACCTGACTCCCTACACTACCTGAGTCCAACAGGGGTCAATGAGTACCTGATGGCACTGTGGAGTGTGGGCAGCGTGGTTCAGGACTACGACTC AGACAAGCTGTTCCCTGCATTTGGATTTGGGGCCCAGGTTCCCCCTGACTGGCAG GTCTCGCATGAATTTGCCTTGAATTTCAACCCTGGTAACCCCTACTGTGCAG GCATCCAGGGCATTGTGGATGCCTACCGCCAAGCCCTGCCCCAAGTTCGCCTCTATGGCCCCACCAACTTTGCACCCATCATCAACCACGTGGCCAGGTTTGCAGCCCAGGCTGCACATCAGGGGACTGCCTCG CAATACTTCGTGCTGTTGCTGCTGACTGATGGTGCTGTGACCGATGTGGAAGCCACACGTGAGGCTGTGGTGCGCGCCTCAAACCTGCCCATGTCAGTGATCATTGTGGGTGTGGGTGGTGCTGACTTTGAGGCCATGGAGCAGCTGGATGCTGATGGTGGACCCCTGCATACACGTTCTGGGCAGGCCGCCGCCCGCGACATTGTGCAGTTTGTACCCTACCACCGGTTCCAGAAT